The uncultured Paludibaculum sp. sequence AACTCCCGGCGCACCGAGGCCACAATCGCCTCATCACCAAGATCCAGAATCTCCTCATGGCCCGCGCCGCCCAGGAAGCAGCGCAGCACTACGTGGGTATCTGGCACGCGGTAAGGGAACTTGGCCCCCACAAATGTGCAGGCCACCAGCGTCTTGCGTTCTCTGGAGGGGATCAGGAACCCGAAGCCCGGCGGAATCCGGCCGCAATCGGACCGCCGGTAGCCCAGCGCCAGGGTCACCGACGAGCTGTATTCAATGCCCTCCAGCAACTGGGACAGCCGCCGATTCACGTCACGCAGCAGCACGCCCGCCTGCCAGGCGGGACACGCCATAATCACCCCGTCCGCCTCCACGGCCGTGCCGTCGACGCGCACTCTGTACCCCACGTCCGTCTTCTCGACGCCTTCGGCCCGCCCTGTAATCACTTCGCACTGCCCGGCGATGCGACGCTCCAGTTCGCCCGTCAACTGTGCCAGACCGCCCTTCAGCGTCTGGAACAACGGGGCCGGCTTTGCTGCCTTCGGCGCGCGCTTGCGTGACTCCAGCACTCCACGCGTCAGGCTGCCATAACGGTTCTCCAGCTCGACAAACCGGCTCAGCACGCTGCCAACACTCAGCCGCGCGACAGACCCGCCGTAGACGCCGGAAAGCAGCGGCTCCGCCAGGTAATCCACCGTCTCCTGTCCGTAGTGGTCGCGAATGAAGTCGGCCACGGTACGGTCCGGGAGCGGATGCGCCGGCGGCTTACGGAAATACTCCAGACCCATCCGGATCTTTGTCCCCCACGACAGCAGTGGACTCGCCGCCACCGGCAGGATTTTGGTGGGCACCATCATCATCAGCCCATCCGGCATGGCGATCAGCCGGCCGTTTTTTACGAGGTATGTGACACGCGAGGCATCGTTGGAGCTGATGAGCTGATCCGCCAGTCCCACTTCGGTGATGAGGTCATTCGCCGCGGGCTTGGCCGACAGAAAGCTGTCCGGGCCACCCTCCAGCACACAGCCCTCCACGGTGTCCGTCTGAATGACGCCGCCCAGGTGGGGCTGCTGTTCGACGATCGTGGGCCGGCGGCCGGCCTTCACCAGTTCATAGGCTGCCGAGAGCCCGGTGATTCCGCCGCCGATGATAACCGTGCGCACTTTAGGGCTTGAACTCGCGGACCATCTGCACGACGGCCTTGACGTTCTCCACCGGAGTCTCCGGCAGAATGCCGTGACCCAGATTGAAGATGTGGCCTGGCCGCGTCCCAGTGCGCTTCAGAAGCTCGTGGACCTTGGCCTTCAGTTCGGGCAGCGGAGCCAGCAGCGCAGCCGGATCCAGGTTGCCCTGAATCGCCGACCGGTAACTGATGTCCATCCACGCCTGATCGATATTCAAACGCCAGTCGACGCCCATCACATCGCCGCCCGCCGCGTGCAGTTCCCGGAAGTAGCCCGCCGCACCAGTGCCGAAGTGAATCACAGGGACACCGGTCGACCGGATCCGTTCGATCAGCGCCCGCGAATAAGGCGCCACATAGCGCACGTAATCGTCCGCGCCCAGCGCCCCCACCCACGAATCGAACACCTGGATCGCCCGCGCCCCGGCCGCCACCTGCAGCATCGCAAACGGACCCAGCACGTCCACCAGTTTGCCCATCAGACGCCGCCACAGGGTTTCATCGCGGTACATCAGCGTCTTCGTGTTGATGAAGTTGCGCGATGCGCCGCCCTCGATCATGTAGCTTGCCATCGTGAATGGCGCGCCCACGAAGCCGATCACCGGCACCTTGCCGTTTAGCGCCCGTGAGACCATCTGGATCGACTCGCCAACATACCCGAGTTCGTCTGTGTTCGCCGTCGACAGCGTATCCACGTCGTGCGACGTCCGGATGGGATTGTCGATCTGTGGACCTTCGCCCGCGACAAACTTCAGCCGCAACCCCATCGGCTCGATGGGCAGCAGTAGATCCGCGAAGATGATGGCTGCGTCGACATCCAGCACTTCCACGGGCTGTAGCGTAACCTGCGCCGCCAGATCGGGCCGCTTGCAGATCTCAAGAATGCTGTTCTTGGCACGGATCTCCCGGTACTGCTTCATATACCGGCCGGCTTGCCGCATGAACCATACCGGCCTCACGTCCGTGGGACGGCGGCGGCAGGCATCCAGAAAACGGCTGCTCATGGGAGGGACACGCATGCGATCTCCGATCTGTCTTCACACAGGAAGACCCGAAACTGCTTGGGCTTGTGCTGGGCGGCCCACTGCCGGCCCAGGATGAAATACGGTTTCGTCCACGCCTCGGTGTCGATGGTCCGGGGCGCAATCACCGACACAGACAACATCCCCTGCGCCGGATAGCCCTTGCGCGGATCCATGATGTGACTGTAAGTGGTGCCCCCGGCCACGAAGAACTTCTCCGATGTGCCCGATGTCGACATGGACTCGTCCTTGAGAAAATACTCGGCCACGTTGACCTTCGGGTTGCGCGGATTGGGAATCGTTACGCGCCACCCCCGCGTCTCGTTGGGAGGTACGCCGATGGCGTAAATGCTGGAACGTCCAGCCGTAATAATGCCGCTGGTCACGCCATCCTTCTTCAAAATCGCAGCCATGCGGTCCACCGCATAGCCTTTGCCGATCCCGCCCGGATCCATCTCCACCGGTTCGTCAAATCGCACCGTGCCCGCTTGGCTATCCAGGTGGATGTGGCGCCAGCCAATCCGGCTCAGGGCCGTGCGGATCTCCGCCTTGTGCGGAATCCGGCCCGTGCCCTTGTAGAACCCCCAGATCTTCATCAGCGGACCCACGGTGATGTCGAACGCTCCTTCACTCTCCCGGCTGTATTCCACACAAGCGGCCAGCAACTGGTACATCTCGGTGGATACCTTCACCGCATGCTCCGGAGCCTCCCGGTTCACCCGGCTCCACTCGCTCTCCGGCCGGTAATTGGACAACAGATTATCCAGCCGGCGGGCCTCTTCAAAGGCATCGTCCAGCGCCGAATCCAGGGCATACCTGTCGCTTCCGTAGACGGCGATCGTGTAGGTCGTCCCCATCGAATCCAGGGAACGCTCCAGCCGCAGCAGGGATCCTGGCCCCGGGCCGGCCATTGCCGGCCATGCGGCCATTAACACTAGAAGTAGCACAGAAGCCGCAAAAAAGCCCCACTTTGTGATACTTACAGACCAGATTTTGAGTCTTCGGCCAGGGGGCGTGGGTTGCACGGGTTCATTTCGGGCGCCTCGCGCGGCGCGCCCAGATTTTAGCCTACAACTGAGACCCTTGCTGAGGCAAGAAAAGCTCCTATTTTCTTGCAGATGAGCGGCCGATCATTCGGGCTGCGGCCCCACGTCCGGCTTCGGACGCCCCCGCCGCACCCGCCGCAGAAGTCTTTCGATGGGAGCACTTTGCGCAGATCCAACGTTCGATTTGAACCGCAATTCCGGCATCCGGAACAGCTCCAGCCGCTGCATCAGTTGGTGCCGCAGGTAGCCTCCCGCCGACTCCAGCCCGGCCAGGGCGTTCGCGCGCTCCTCTGCCTGCTGTGGCAGCACCACCAGAACATCCGCCTGCCGCATGTCCGGCGACACCACCACCTCGCTCACTTCCACCTGGTGGATACGCGGGTCGTCGGACTCATACCGGATCAGCTCCGACAACTCCTCTCTCATCTTCTCGGCAACACGGCGGGTACGAAGTGGGTCCACTATTCCAGCCTAGCCCATTGCGCTGATTTCCAGCACCCAATGTTGCCGCTCCGATATGATAAGAGATTCTGTCGAGGGTGCGTGGTTCCGGAGGAGGGCCCGTGTCCCATTCGGGATGCACGTCAAAACCGCCATCATCATCGGAGCCGGACCCGCCGGCCTCACCGCCGCCTACGAACTGCTGACGCGCACCGGAATCCACCCCATCGTGCTCGAAAAGAGCGAGCACTTCGGCGGCATCTCCCGCACCGCCAACTACAAGGGCAATCGCATCGACCTCGGCGGCCACCGCTTCTTCTCCAAGTCCGATCGCGTCATGAGCTGGTGGCGCCGCATGTTGCCCCTCCAGGGCCTGCCGCCCGGCACGCCCGAAATCGTCTACCACCGCATGCGCCGCACCCTGGACGACGTCGAACCCGGGCCCGACCCCAGGCTCGAAGACAAGGTCATGCTCCTGCGGCCCCGCAAGTCGCGCATCTACTTCCGCCGCCGCCTCTTTCAGTACCCCATCAGCCTGAGCGTCGACACCCTGCGTAAGCTCGGTGTGTGGCCGTCCCTACGCATCGGACTCAGCTACCTCCGCGCCGTGCTGCGGCCCCTCTCCAAGGAAGACACCCTCGAGGACTTCTTCATCAACCGTTTCGGCCGCGAACTCTATCGCACTTTCTTTCAGTCCTACACCGAGAAGGTCTGGGGTGTTCCCTGTTCGTCCATCAGCGCGGCCTGGGGCCGCCAACGCGTCAAGGGACTCTCCGTCCGCAAGGTGCTGGGCCACGCTTTCGGGCGCATGGTCGGCCTCGATGGGGGCGCGCGTAAAACCGAAACCTCGCTCATCGAGCAGTTCCTCTACCCCAAGTTCGGTCCTGGCCAGATGTGGGAGGAGACCGCCCGTCAGGTGCGCAAACTCGGCGGCGAGATCCACATGCGGCGACGCTTTGAAGGGCTCACCGTCGAGAACGGCAAGGTGACTGCGGTCTCCGCCACCAACCTGGCCACGGGCGAGACCGAGTCCTACCCCGCCGATTACTTCTTCTCCACCGCGCCCCTCTCCGAGCTGTTGGAGTCCATCACGCCGCCGCCCCCCCCGGCCGTCCGCGAAGTGGGCCGCGGCTTGGTCTACCGCGACTTCATCACCGTGGGCCTGCTCGTGAAGTCCCTCAAGATCCACGACCAGACGCCCCAGGGCCGCCAGCTCATCCGCGACAACTGGATCTACATCCAGGAAGCCGACGTCCAGGTCGGACGCCTTCAGATCTACAACAATTGGAGCCCGTTCCTTGTCGCCGACCCCAACACGGTCTGGATCGGTCTCGAGTACTTCTGCAATCAGACCGACCCACTCTGGAAGAGCGCCGACGCGGCACTGATAGACCTGGCCCGCACCGAGCTTGCCCGCATCGGCATCATCGAATCCGCGGACGTTCTGGATGCCACCGTGTTGCGGGTCGAGAAGGCCTACCCGGCCTACTTCGGAACCTACGACCGTTTCAACGAGATTCGGGCCTATCTGGACTCTCTGGAAAACCTCTTCCCCATAGGCCGCAACGGCATGCACCGCTACAACAACCAGGACCACTCGATGCTAACGGCAATGGTGGCAGTAGACAACATTCTGGAGGGCCGCATGGATAAATCCAATCTCTGGGAAGTAAATACCGAAACCGACTATCAGGAGGAAGAGTAGGCCCGCCCATTGTCCGGGAGCAACCGAACTCTCGCCCCACCATTCCCCCCGGCAACGCCGGGGGCCCGCCGCAACCCAGATAGCGCCCTCACCACCACCAACAACAACATCCGAGCCAGATCTCCGAGAGAAATAATCCCCAACTCCCACAATCATGAAGTGGTAGTCCTACTGACCTGGAGTGGCTACGCCCTCCACCCCACAATCCACCAGAGTGAGAACCTGGTCCGTTGGCGACAGCGGAGCGCAAAATCGCGTCCCTACGTCCTCGAGAAACAGTGCCGAAGGATAATCCTGGAGACCATTTTGAAGACGTGCCGGGCCAGGCACTGGCCGCTCCTGGCCGCCCACATCCGATCCACTCACCTCCACGCAATCCTGGAGACGCCGATAGACCCGGAATCATCGATGGGCGAGCTCAAGTCGGAGTGCACGAAAGCGCTCAAAGCCGCCAACTTAGCGGGCCCTGAGGATCGCATCTGGGCGGACTACGGCAACATCAGGATTCTCAGATCGGCGTACGTCATCGCCAAAGCGATAGACTATGTCCTCCACCGGCAAGGCGCCCCAATGGAGACCTACTCCGACGCATCCGACTCTGAAGTCTCCGACGAACGTCCCAACACCGAACGAACCTCCACTCAGTCCCCAACCTATAACCACACCCGCCCCACCATTACCCCCGGCATCGCCGGGGGCCCATCGCAACCCTGACAAACACCCCAGGCCCAAAGAATTCACTTCAACCAATCAACACTGCTGCTAACCAAGTTCGGCCCGGAAGTCTCCGACGAACATCCCAACATCCAGCGAAGCCATAACCAATCCCCAACCTGCAGCCACACCCGCCCCACCATTCCCCCCGGCATCGCCGGGGGCCCGCCGCAGCCCAGATAGCGCCCGCACCACCGGCAACAACATCCGCCGAAGCCTACGAGAGTAATCACCCCCAGCTCTCACAAACATAATGTGGTCGTTCTACTGACATGGCGTGGCTACGCCCTCCACCCCACAACCCACAAGAGCGAGAACCTGGTCCGTTGGAGGCAGCGGAGCGCAAAATCGCGTCCCTACGTCCTCGAGAAACAGTGCCGAAGGATAATCCTGGAGACCATTTTGAAGACGTGCCGGGCCAGGCTCTGGCCGCTCCTGGCCGCCCACATCCGATCCACTCACCTCCACGCAATCCTGGAGACGCCGATAGACCCGGAATCATCGATGGGCGAGCTCAAGTCGGAGTGCACGAAAGCGCTCAAAGCCGCCAACTTAGCGGGCCCTGAGGATCGCATCTGGGCGGACTACGGCAACATCAGGATTCTCAGATCGGCGT is a genomic window containing:
- the rbfA gene encoding 30S ribosome-binding factor RbfA, translating into MDPLRTRRVAEKMREELSELIRYESDDPRIHQVEVSEVVVSPDMRQADVLVVLPQQAEERANALAGLESAGGYLRHQLMQRLELFRMPELRFKSNVGSAQSAPIERLLRRVRRGRPKPDVGPQPE
- a CDS encoding NAD(P)/FAD-dependent oxidoreductase, with amino-acid sequence MHVKTAIIIGAGPAGLTAAYELLTRTGIHPIVLEKSEHFGGISRTANYKGNRIDLGGHRFFSKSDRVMSWWRRMLPLQGLPPGTPEIVYHRMRRTLDDVEPGPDPRLEDKVMLLRPRKSRIYFRRRLFQYPISLSVDTLRKLGVWPSLRIGLSYLRAVLRPLSKEDTLEDFFINRFGRELYRTFFQSYTEKVWGVPCSSISAAWGRQRVKGLSVRKVLGHAFGRMVGLDGGARKTETSLIEQFLYPKFGPGQMWEETARQVRKLGGEIHMRRRFEGLTVENGKVTAVSATNLATGETESYPADYFFSTAPLSELLESITPPPPPAVREVGRGLVYRDFITVGLLVKSLKIHDQTPQGRQLIRDNWIYIQEADVQVGRLQIYNNWSPFLVADPNTVWIGLEYFCNQTDPLWKSADAALIDLARTELARIGIIESADVLDATVLRVEKAYPAYFGTYDRFNEIRAYLDSLENLFPIGRNGMHRYNNQDHSMLTAMVAVDNILEGRMDKSNLWEVNTETDYQEEE
- the hemG gene encoding protoporphyrinogen oxidase, translating into MRTVIIGGGITGLSAAYELVKAGRRPTIVEQQPHLGGVIQTDTVEGCVLEGGPDSFLSAKPAANDLITEVGLADQLISSNDASRVTYLVKNGRLIAMPDGLMMMVPTKILPVAASPLLSWGTKIRMGLEYFRKPPAHPLPDRTVADFIRDHYGQETVDYLAEPLLSGVYGGSVARLSVGSVLSRFVELENRYGSLTRGVLESRKRAPKAAKPAPLFQTLKGGLAQLTGELERRIAGQCEVITGRAEGVEKTDVGYRVRVDGTAVEADGVIMACPAWQAGVLLRDVNRRLSQLLEGIEYSSSVTLALGYRRSDCGRIPPGFGFLIPSRERKTLVACTFVGAKFPYRVPDTHVVLRCFLGGAGHEEILDLGDEAIVASVRRELRLLLGWDTEPAFVRIRRWRKAMAQYTVGHAARVEEMRGLLRGLNGLQLAGNAYDGIGVPDCVRTGRAAAQAMVRPA
- a CDS encoding FAD:protein FMN transferase; translated protein: MAAWPAMAGPGPGSLLRLERSLDSMGTTYTIAVYGSDRYALDSALDDAFEEARRLDNLLSNYRPESEWSRVNREAPEHAVKVSTEMYQLLAACVEYSRESEGAFDITVGPLMKIWGFYKGTGRIPHKAEIRTALSRIGWRHIHLDSQAGTVRFDEPVEMDPGGIGKGYAVDRMAAILKKDGVTSGIITAGRSSIYAIGVPPNETRGWRVTIPNPRNPKVNVAEYFLKDESMSTSGTSEKFFVAGGTTYSHIMDPRKGYPAQGMLSVSVIAPRTIDTEAWTKPYFILGRQWAAQHKPKQFRVFLCEDRSEIACVSLP
- the hemE gene encoding uroporphyrinogen decarboxylase gives rise to the protein MRVPPMSSRFLDACRRRPTDVRPVWFMRQAGRYMKQYREIRAKNSILEICKRPDLAAQVTLQPVEVLDVDAAIIFADLLLPIEPMGLRLKFVAGEGPQIDNPIRTSHDVDTLSTANTDELGYVGESIQMVSRALNGKVPVIGFVGAPFTMASYMIEGGASRNFINTKTLMYRDETLWRRLMGKLVDVLGPFAMLQVAAGARAIQVFDSWVGALGADDYVRYVAPYSRALIERIRSTGVPVIHFGTGAAGYFRELHAAGGDVMGVDWRLNIDQAWMDISYRSAIQGNLDPAALLAPLPELKAKVHELLKRTGTRPGHIFNLGHGILPETPVENVKAVVQMVREFKP